The Shinella zoogloeoides genome contains the following window.
CGCGGCGAATGTGGCGGGCGATGCGGCCACGGTGGAATCCATCACCAAGCCGGGCGCGGAGATTCACAATTACCAGCCGACGCCGCGCGATATTCTCAAGGCGCAGGACGCAAAGCTGGTTCTGTGGAACGGCCTCAATCTCGAACTCTGGTTCCAGAAATTCCTCGCCAATCTCGGCGACGTGCCGCACGTCACCGTCAGCGACGGGATCGAACCGATGAGCATCGTGGAAGGCCCCTATCAGGGCAAGCCGAACCCGCATGCCTGGATGTCGCCGGACAATGCGCTGATCTATGTCGAGAACATCCGCAAGGCACTCGGCGCGCTCGATCCGGCCAATGCCGCGACCTACGACGCCAATGCGAAAGCCTATGGCGAGAAGATCAAGGCGCTCGGCGAGGAAATGAAGGCGAAGATCGGCGCGCTGCCGGAGGAAAAGCGCTGGCTCGTCACCAGCGAAGGCGCGTTTTCCTATCTCGCCCGCGATTTCGGCCTGAAGGAACTCTTCCTCTGGCCGATCAATGCCGACCAGCAGGGCACGCCCAAGCAGGTCAAGGCGGTGATCGACGCCGTGCGCGAGCACAATATCCATGTCGTCTTCAGCGAAAGCACCGTTTCCGCCGATCCCGCAAAGCAGGTCGCCGCCGAAACCGGCGCGACCTATGGCGGCATTCTCTATGTCGACTCGCTGAGCGAGGCGGACGGCCCTGTGCCGACCTATCTCGACCTCCTGCGCGTGACCTCGGAGACCATCGTGAAGGGCCTCTCGCAATGATGATGGGCGGCAAACCGAAGAAGGTGGACGGCATCGTCGCGGAAGACGTGACCGTCACCTATCGCAACGGCCACACGGCGCTGACCCATGCCAGCTTCTCCGTGCCGCGGGGCACGATCACCGCGCTGGTCGGCGTCAACGGCGCGGGCAAGTCCACGCTCTTCAAGGCGATCATGGGCTTCGTGCCCGTCGCTGCCGGCAAGGTGACGATCCTCGGTCTTTCCGTGCGCGAGGCGCTGAAGCAGAACCTCGTCGCCTATGTGCCGCAGGCCGAAGAGGTGGACTGGACCTTCCCCGTGCTCGTCGAGGACGTGGTGATGATGGGCCGCTACGGCCACATGAACTGGCTGCGCATACCGACGAAGCGCGACCACGAGATGGTCGAGGAAGCGCTGGCGCGGGTCAACATGACCGCTTACCGCAAGCGCCAGATCGGCGAGCTTTCCGGCGGGCAGAGGAAGCGCGTCTTCCTCGCCCGGGCGCTGGCGCAGGAAGGCCAGGTGATCCTGCTCGACGAACCCTTCACCGGCGTCGACGTGACCACCGAGGAACAGATCATCGACCTGCTCGGCAAGCTGCGCGACGAAGGCCGCGTCATGCTCGTCTCCACCCACAATCTCGGCAGCGTGCCGGATTTCTGCGACCGCACGGTCTTCGTCAAGGGCACCGTCATCGCCTCCGGCCCGACGGCCGAGACCTTCACCGAGGCCAATCTGGAACGCGCCTTCGGCGGCGTGCTGCGCCACTTCATCCTCGGCGGCCACGACCTGCACGACGACGAGGACAGGCGCACCGTCAAGGTCATCACCGACGACGAGCGCCCCTTCGTCATCTATGGCGAGGAGGAGAAGCGGTGATCGACACGCTGCTGGAACCCTTCGGCTACGGCTACATGGTCAATGCCATGTGGGTAAGCGCGCTGGTCGGCTGCATCTGCGGCTTCCTTTCGGCCTATCTTATGCTCAAGGGCTGGTCGCTGATCGGCGACGCGCTCTCGCATTCCATCGTGCCCGGCGTCGCCGGGGCCTATATGCTGGGCCTGCCCTTCGCGGCGGGCGCCTTCCTGTCCGGCGGGCTTGCCGCCGCCGCCATGCTCTTCCTCAACCGGCAGACGCAACTCAAGGAGGACGCGATCATCGGCATGATCTTCTCCTCCTTCTTCGGCCTCGGCCTCTTCATGGTGTCGCTCTCGCCGACGCCGGTGAACATCCAGACCATCGTGCTCGGCAATATCCTCGCCGTGACGCCGGAGGACACGATCCAGCTCGCCATCATCGGCGCGGTGACGCTCGTCGTCCTCCTGTTCAAATGGAAGGACCTGATGGTCGCCTTCTTCGACGAGAACCACGCCCGCTCCATCGGCCTCAACCCGACGGGCCTGAAAATCCTGTTCTTCACCCTGCTCAGCGCTTCCACGGTCGCGGCCATGCAGACGGTCGGGGCCTTCCTCGTCATCGCCATGGTGGTGACGCCCGGCGCGACCGCCTATCTGCTCACCGACCGCTTCCAGCGCCTCATCGTCATCGCCGCCGCGCTCGGCGCGGGCACCAGCATCGTCGGGGCCTACCTTTCCTATTTCCTCGACGGGGCGACCGGCGGCATCATTGTCGTGCTGCAGACGGCGATCTTCCTCCTCGCCTTCCTCTTCGCCCCCAAGCACGGCCTCATCGCCGCCCGCCGCAGGAGCCGGCTGGCGCTTGAAACCCCGGGAGGCGTCCAGCCATGAACGAAACGCTCGAACTCGCGCTCCTGCCCTTCCAGCTCGCCTTCATGCAGAACGCCTTCCTGGTGACGCTGATGATCGCGGTGCCCATGGCGCTGCTCTCCTGCTACCTCGTGCTGAAGGGCTGGTCGCTAATGGGCGACGCGGTCTCGCATGCGGTGCTGCCCGGCGTCGTCATCGCCTATGTCGTCGGCCTGCCCTTTGCGGCCGGAGCCTTCGTCGCGGGCCTCTTCTGCGCCCTTGCCGCCGGCTATCTCAAGGACAACAGCCGGGTGAAGGAGGACACCATCCTCGGCATCGTCTTTTCCGGCATGTTCGCGCTCGGCCTCGTGCTTTATGTGAAGATCCAGCCGGATATCCATCTCGACCATATCTTCTTCGGCGACATGCTCGGCATCGCGGCCTCCGACCTCGTGGAGACGGCGGCCATCGCCAGCGCCGCGACGGCCTTCATCCTCATCTTCCGCAAGGACCTGCTGGTGCAGGCCTTCGACCGGCAGCACGCCTCGGCCATC
Protein-coding sequences here:
- a CDS encoding manganese/iron ABC transporter ATP-binding protein, with protein sequence MMMGGKPKKVDGIVAEDVTVTYRNGHTALTHASFSVPRGTITALVGVNGAGKSTLFKAIMGFVPVAAGKVTILGLSVREALKQNLVAYVPQAEEVDWTFPVLVEDVVMMGRYGHMNWLRIPTKRDHEMVEEALARVNMTAYRKRQIGELSGGQRKRVFLARALAQEGQVILLDEPFTGVDVTTEEQIIDLLGKLRDEGRVMLVSTHNLGSVPDFCDRTVFVKGTVIASGPTAETFTEANLERAFGGVLRHFILGGHDLHDDEDRRTVKVITDDERPFVIYGEEEKR
- a CDS encoding metal ABC transporter permease, with the translated sequence MNETLELALLPFQLAFMQNAFLVTLMIAVPMALLSCYLVLKGWSLMGDAVSHAVLPGVVIAYVVGLPFAAGAFVAGLFCALAAGYLKDNSRVKEDTILGIVFSGMFALGLVLYVKIQPDIHLDHIFFGDMLGIAASDLVETAAIASAATAFILIFRKDLLVQAFDRQHASAIGLPVRLLHYGLLAVLSLVVVGALKAVGIILAVAMLVAPGAIAALLTRRFPSMLMVAVAVAVGASFFGIWLSFILDSAPAPTIVLLMSALFVFAFLRRMLENRRPAPQM
- a CDS encoding metal ABC transporter substrate-binding protein, whose protein sequence is MLRRSFNALLLSLPLLAAAPAFSQEKPKVVTTFTIIADIAANVAGDAATVESITKPGAEIHNYQPTPRDILKAQDAKLVLWNGLNLELWFQKFLANLGDVPHVTVSDGIEPMSIVEGPYQGKPNPHAWMSPDNALIYVENIRKALGALDPANAATYDANAKAYGEKIKALGEEMKAKIGALPEEKRWLVTSEGAFSYLARDFGLKELFLWPINADQQGTPKQVKAVIDAVREHNIHVVFSESTVSADPAKQVAAETGATYGGILYVDSLSEADGPVPTYLDLLRVTSETIVKGLSQ
- a CDS encoding metal ABC transporter permease, which translates into the protein MIDTLLEPFGYGYMVNAMWVSALVGCICGFLSAYLMLKGWSLIGDALSHSIVPGVAGAYMLGLPFAAGAFLSGGLAAAAMLFLNRQTQLKEDAIIGMIFSSFFGLGLFMVSLSPTPVNIQTIVLGNILAVTPEDTIQLAIIGAVTLVVLLFKWKDLMVAFFDENHARSIGLNPTGLKILFFTLLSASTVAAMQTVGAFLVIAMVVTPGATAYLLTDRFQRLIVIAAALGAGTSIVGAYLSYFLDGATGGIIVVLQTAIFLLAFLFAPKHGLIAARRRSRLALETPGGVQP